The sequence below is a genomic window from Ornithobacterium rhinotracheale.
TCTGGGACATTTTCTAAATTTTCAGCCAAAGTCTTCCCTGTTACGGTGAGGCAATCTCCATGCAAAAATCCGTTTTTAAGCAAATATTTTAAAACGGCGGGCGTGCCTCCCACGCGGTGCAAGTCCTCCATCAGGTATTTGCCCGAGGGTTTTAAGTCTGCTAGAAGAGGTGTTTTTTCGCTGATGCGCTGCATATCTTCTAGCCCAAAATCGATGCCCGCGGTGTCTGCTATGGCAAGGTAGTGCAAAACGGCATTTGTGGAGCCTCCCAATATGCTGACTAAGGTAAAGGCATTTTCCAACGACTTTTTGGTTACGATGTCCAGTGGCTTAATATCTTTTTTAAGCAATTCCACCACGGCCTTGCCCGCGGCGTAAGCATCTTTTTCCTTATCGCCGCCCACAGCTGGGTTTGATGAGTTGTAGGGCAACGCCATACCTAGCGCCTCTATTGATGATGCCATAGTGTTTGCCGTGTACATTCCGCCACAAGCCCCTGCGCCAGGGATAGCATTTTCTATAATCTTTTGGTAAGTTTCTTCATCTATTTCGTTAGCCACTTTTTGCCCCCACGCTTCGAAAGTGGAAACAATGTCTAATTTCTTTCCAAAGCAGGAGCCGTGTGCCACCGTTCCGCCATATACTAGGACTGAGGGACGATTGAGCCTCAACATCGCCATCAATGCGCCAGGCATATTTTTATCGCAGCCCACTATGGTAACCAGCGCATCGTAGCTAAGCCCTTCTACCACACTCTCCACGGAGTCTGCAATTAAATCTCTTGATGGGAGGGAAAATCGCATTCCGTGCGTGCCCATTGAAATTCCATCACTTATCCCTATGGTGTTAAAAATCAAACCTACTGCTTGGCTATCGTAGACTCCTTTTTTGATGATTTTAGCCAAATCATTCAAGTGCATATTACAGGGATTTCCCTCGTAGCCTGTACTCGCTATTCCCACAAAGGGCTTGCGCAAATCCTCTTTGCTCAGGCCTATGGCGTGGAGCATCGCTTGGGCTGAGGGGTGAGTAGGGTCGGTAGAGACTTTTGCACTAAACTTTTTAAACTTTTCCATTTCTTTATTTTTTTAATAAAAATCCCGCTCATTGCTTGGAATGAGCGGGATTTTATAAAACATCATAGAATCTCTTGCTCATTCCTTGTGAGAACGAATAATAATAGAAGAGATAATCATAATGTTTTGAGTATTCATTTTCGCTATATTTTCGGTTGCTAAGATAAGCATCTTTTTTGAATGGCAAAAAAATATCAATTATTTTTTTTGCAAAAAGGCTTCATCTCGTAAAAAAATACTTTTTAAAAGCATTTTTTCAGTTTATTGTCCCAAAGGAATGAAAATCTGCACCTGCTCACCTCGAATGATTTGCCACGAGTTAGAAAGTAGGTAGCGGCTATTTTCTTGTGCATATTTTTCAAGGGCTTGGTATGCTTTTCGGATTTCCTCTGGGCTGTTTTTTGCCGTGATGGTTAGGCATTTGTAGGTAGGTATTTCCACATATTGCATTCCTTCTTGGGCAGGTACATTGGCATCGGTAAATACGCCCGCTACAAAGGTGTTTTCGGTAGGGTTTCGTTTTAAGAAATACACCACTTCGCCATTGATTTGAGTGGGAGACACGGCATTTTCATCAATTAAGTAGCTTTCTATCAAGCCTAGTGTTTCGCCTACGGCGGTGCGGTATTCGGTGTCGTCGCCTGCGCTGGTACTCTGCATTATGCCAAAGAGCTTTTGCGCGGGCTGGCTGACTTCTTTTACCTCATTTGCGTTTTGGTTTTCTGGGTTTTCCGCCTGTTCTTTCAGGAGGAGCACATCAAGTTTTTCAAGGCCATTTTGTAGATTCTTCTTAATGCTGCGGCGCATCAGGAACGCGTAAACTTGGAATGGGTAGGATACCTCGGGGGTATCAAAGGTCCAGATTACCTTCACTTTTCCATCGTCTAATACTTGAAAGATAGCCTCAGAGGTATTTGCCTTTTCTTCGCCAAACACTAGGTTGTAGCCCACGAATTGATTTTCCTTAGCATCTGTAATGCTCACGGAGCCGCCCTCGCCATTTTCGTGGTTCCATTTAAAGTAGGCGCCCACGCCCTCGGCGGGGGCGGAAAACTTAGCCTCTATGTGGGGTTCGTTGCCACACCAGCCGAACCATTGAGACATCTTTTTCAGGTTATTAAAATAATCATACACTTTCTTAGGGTTCGCCTCGTAAATGTATTCCACCTCCTCGTGGGTAGACTTAGGCAAAAACACGGGAAACACCACAATTCCTATCATTAATAAAAGGAGCGTAATTATTACTTTTTTCATACTTAATTCAATAAGATTTAAAATGCTTTCACGCCAATTGATATTTATTTTATACATTTGGCGGGTCTAAAAGTACGATTTATGAGCCATATAATAAAAACATTTGCCTTTTTTGGGTTATTTTTTACGCTTTTTAATTGCACGCCCAATTACATCGCGCTACAAGATGCCGAGCAGGGCTTATTTCTGGAACGCTCCCAAAAGGTATCGCCACAGACTTTCTTCAACCGCAGAATGGAAAGCGAGCTAAAAAGCCGCCTCGATAGAAACTGGTATATCGTAAATGAAGATATGGATAATGTATACTTTGGTCAGCTTGAAAAGAGAAACACCATCAGTTTTGTAAACCCCTTCTACCGCGTAAACAAGGCTGAGCTAGACAGCCTCTTCCCCGCATACAGAAGCATCGAGGGCAAGCACATCAAGGCAAAAATGTTTCAGAGTTTTGTAAAACCTATTTTAGACGAGCGCTTAAATTCACTCTGCCCACAGAGCCAACAAATCGACTATAAAAAACGAGATTATAAACTCACCAAAAATGGCATAGAATCTGAGGTGAAATTTGTAGGAAAATGCTACGAAAAACGAATTTTCACAGCTGAAATTAAGGCAACTTTAAATCCTAAAAATTTAGAAATCATTTCAGAGGACATTAAAATCAAATAAAAAACTATGGATATTCAAAATTTAATTACAAGCGCACTCAACAATCAGGTCATAGGACAAATGAGTAAAAGTTTAGGCGTAGACGATTCAAAAGTAAGTTCTGTTATCTCAATGGCTGTTCCTGCCATTTTGGGACAAATGAACAAAAATGCTCAAACGCCTCAAGGGGCAGAAAGCTTGAACCATGCACTCAACGACCACTCTGGCTCTATACTAGACAATCTGAGCGGATTGCTCGGCGGGGCTGCCAACAATGCAGAGGGCGAGAGCATCTTAAACCATATTTTTGGCGGAAAACAAGAGCAATTAGCTCAAAACCTCGGCACCCAAGCGGGGCTTTCTAGTGGAAATGTTATGCAAATTCTTTCTACCATAGCTCCACTCATTATGGGCTTTCTGGGCAAAGAAAAACAGCAAGGAAATTTAAACTCCAATAATATTTCTGATTTGCTCGGTAGCTTGCTAAGTGGAGCGACAAAAGGAGGCAATCAAAATGTGCTCGAAAAACTTTTAGACCAAAACGGGGACGGCAATATTACCGATGATTTAATGAATATGGGTTCTAACTTGTTAAAAGGATTCTTCAACAAATAAGATTTTTTAATTTCACTAAATAAATTCATAAAACCTGCACCTACAAAGGACTGCAGGTTTTTTTTTGTGCTACACGCTTAAATTTTAACACATTATATTTGTTAAATTTAGGTACTATGTTTTGCATAATACTATTTTTAGTTTATATATTTGCATAAGAAAGTTCTAAACTATACAACTATGAATACAGAAAAAGCTAAAGTGCAGATGCGAAAAGGCATCTTGGAGCTTTGTATTCTAAGCATTATCAAACGCGGAGATTGCTATTCTTCTGACATTATAGAAGAATTGAAAAACGCGCAAATGTTGGTAGTAGAAGGCACGCTATACCCCCTACTCACTCGTTTAAAAAATGCAAGAATGCTAAGCTACCGCTGGGAAGAATCGACCTCGGGGCCTCCTAGAAAATATTTTGACATCACACCCGAAGGTGAAAAATTCTTAAGCGAGCTCATAGACTCGTGGCACGACCTCACACAAACTGTATCACACATCATCGAAAAACACAACTAACATCATGGACAAAACATACAACATAGGACTTGGGGGCTTTTCTTTTATCATGGAAGAATCTGCCTTTAATGATTTAAAAAACTACATCGCAACCCTTCGCCAAAAATGGAGCGAAGATGAGGGGCGAGAGGAAATCATTGCCGATATTGAATATCGCATGGGCGAGCTGCTTCAAGAGCACTTGAAAGGGAAAGAGGTTGCCGACCGCGAAGACATTAAATACTTAATCTATACCATGGGAATGCCCAACGATTTGGCAGATGATGATTTAACTGAAAATTATGCGGAAAACGGATTTTCGGCAAGCAGAACTTCGGCTTCAACAAGCACCAACACTTTTGCCAACAAAAAATTGTACCGCAACCCCTATCACCGTATTTTGGGTGGTGTAGCCAGTGGCTTAGCCAATTACTTTGGCATAGACAGAGTTTGGATCCGTTTAGCATTGGTTTTAGCACCATTTTTAGACATCGTGATGATGGGTATTTCTACCTCATCGCTTATCATTTTGTACATTATAGCATGGATTGTAATCCCCAAGGCGACTACGGTTTCGGATATGCTACAAGCCAAGGGAGAACCCGTAAACGCCGAAACGATTAAAGAATTTAAAGCTGCCAATGGCGAATTGCCACCGCCAAGAGAAAGTTTTTTTCGTAGTGCTTTAAAAATATTGCTTAAAATCATTATTTTAACGATTTTGATTAGCTTGGTCGCCGTGGTATTATTCATAGGTTTTACAGTCATTGGTGCCATTTTCTTTGGCAGTATTACGATAGATTACCTTCCTTTGCTCACCGAAAACACTTGGTCTTTTGGCGTGGCGAGCACGGCACTAATTATAGCACTCGCATCTATCATTACAGGACTAATATTGCTCTCTATTAAATTAATATCAAGCAGTTTCAGAGTTCACAAAGCTGCAAAAATTGCTATTCCAATAATTCTGATAGGTTCAATTATAACCCTATTCACCTTGGCTGGAATTGAAGCAAGAAATTTCACCGCTAAAAGTTTAAAAACCAACTCGATTCCTCTTGCTGCGACACCAAACGACACGCTCATCTTTTCGTTCAACAAAGAATTTGATTCTAACACCTTTTTAGACGATGACTATGCAATGGTTGATAATAAAAACACCTTTGATTTCATCAATTCCAAAGATGCTAAAATCGTAGTAACGAAAACTTCTCGCGGCAAAAACTTTAAAGATGCACAAGAGACTTTAAGTAAATTAAAATTCCCGATTAAAGTATTGTCTAACGAAATTGAAATTCCGAATTATTTCACTTTGGGCAAAAACACACCTTTCCGTAATCAAGAAGTGGATTATTACATTCACCTGCCAAACAATGTTCCTTTTGTAGTGAAAGGGGCTCGTTTTGTGGAACAAAGGAATCAAAACCACACCTATATCACATCAAATGAGAGTAATAAACCAAATGGAACACCTAGAGTTTTCATGTTCATTGATGGAGAGTTGAAATGCACCAACTGTACCGATGATGATGTGGAGGATGAAGATTCCACTGAAACCGATAATGATTCTATCAGCATCGATGGCGAAAATTTAAAGCTTAAAGCCGATGGCAAAAACGAAAATGTAGAACTTGAAATTCCAGGTAAAATCAAAATTGAAGCTGATGGCAAACAACAAAAAGTGAAAATCAAATTGCCCGACGGCAAAGAAATCGTAAATATTAACGAATAATCATTTTTTCTCATATGTTATAATTTAAAGCCCGTATCGGGTATGCGGGCTTATTTTTTAAAAACTAAAAAATTATGAAATTCATTTTAACCTATAAACAATCAACGCGAGCACACCAACTCGCGTTTTTTTATACTTGTCATTTATCGATAAAAAAGTATCTTTGCCCTTATGAAGAAACTCATCGGCAGCCTTGCCTTTGCGCTCACGGGCTGGAAACTTAAAAACGATTTAGACATTTCTAAAATACATAGTTGTGTGCTTGTATGTGCGCCACATACCTCAAACTGGGACTTTTTCTATGCCGTGATGGCGTTCTGGAAACTCGGAATCCCAATGAAACTTTTTATCAAAGATTCTTGGACTAAACCTTGGTATGGCTTCGTTATCAAATGGCTGGGCGGCATTGGCGTAGATCGTTCAAAACGCAATAATTTAACCGATTACGCTGGCGAATTGCTTAAAAACTCGCCCGAGGGTTTATTTTTAATTAATTCTCCAGAGGCTACTCGCAGCTTTTCTTCACGCTGGAAAAAGGGATTTTACTACATTGCACAAAAGGGCGGAGTGCCTATCGTTTTAGCATTTTGCGATTACAAAAAAAAGGAGGCGGGCATAGGCAAAATCATTGATCCCGCGACGCATTCTGTGGAAGAAACTTTGAAAATCGCAGAAGATTTCTACCGAGATGTTGCGCCAAAATTCCCTGAAAACTTTAATCCTAAATTTACTGCTGATGAAGACTGATGATTTTTTGGCTAAACTAAACGAAACCAATCACAATACCGTGATGGAAACGTTTGGTATTCAATACATTAGATTTACGGGCAACACACTCACCGCCGAGATGGAAGTAACGCCCAAAACACACCAGCCTATGGGGCTTTTGCACGGTGGGGTGAATGCCGTACTTGCCGAAACGGTGGGTAGCTATCTTTCGATTTTACAATTTAAAAAAGAAGATAAAAAATCTGCTGTGGGCATCAACATTCAAGTCAATCACATGCGTGCCGTGCGCAGCGGAAAAGTCTTTGCCACTGCCCGATTTTTGCGCAAAGGCAGTAGCCTGCATTTTATGGAAATCATCATCAAAAACGAAACGGGGCACATCACAGCACAAGCCACGATGACCAACAAAATTATTGATGTAAAATGAGTTTTATTCTGTATAAAAATCCTGAAGACGAGAGGCTTTTTTATGCTGAATTAAAAGCCACAGACACCGAGAAAAATGGTCGAAATTTCATTTTTCATTCGTTTGATAACCAAACAGAATGGATTTTTGAAATATCAGACCAAAAAAATATATCCAAAAACGAAATTTTAAGTTTAAAGGTTGATTTACAGTCAGAAAATCAGCCGAATTATATTTTATCTCAATCGGAATATTTGGATTTATGTCAAAATTTCATCGCTGAATTAAAGGCAAAAAACTACGAAAAATTGATTTTGAGCCGTGTCAAAAAAACGCCTGCACTCTCTCCTACCGAGACTTTTCTGAAACTCACGCAAAAATATCCAAAAGCTTTTGTGTATCTTTTTCAGCACGAGGGCACCACTTGGCTTGGTGCAACGCCTGAACAATTGGTGAAAGTTGAAAACAACACGCTCCAAACTATTGCCTTGGCAGGCACCAAAGCCAATGCAGAAAATCGTGATTGGACGGAAAAGGAGCGAGAAGAACATCAATTTGTAGTGGATTACATCGCTTCGGCACTTCGTGATTTTAAGCCCGAAATTGGAAAAACTTTCACGATAGAGTTGCAAAATATTTCGCATTTAAAAACGGATATTTCAGCAATTTTGCCCGAAAATTTTAACCTAAAACAAATCACCGAACAACTACATCCTACGCCTGCCGTTTGTGGCTTACCCAAAGACAATTCTATGGCGTTTATTTTACAAAACGAACCGCATGAGCGCAGATTCTACACAGGTTTTTTAGGTTTTAAAAGTGCAAATTCAGCTGATTTTTATGTAAACCTTCGCTGTGCCGAATTGTTTAAAGAGTATACTTTGTGCTATGTGGGCGGCGGGCTCACCGCCAAAAGCGATGCCCAAAGCGAGTGGCAAGAAACCGAACTTAAAAGTTTAACGATTGGGTAATTGCTCAATTAGAGAAATTTGTTTTTTATGCTTTAAGCTATAAATTAAAATTTGCTCTTTATCGTTTTTATCAATTTTGCCATTTTCGTTCACATCTCGGAATCCTTTTATTACTAAATTTCCCGTATTTTTATTTAAAACGAAATTCTTAACACAAAAATCATCGTCTACAATTTTTTGCATCTCGCGACCATCCGTTGAGAGCAAATACAAAGACGATTTTACCCTAGTCAATTTATTACTGAGATAGGTTTTAGCAATCAGCGTATTGATATTTAGACTATCAATTTTAATTTGTTCGACTTTTACATTAATTTTTTCACCAAAATTCACTTCGTGCATCTCGCCATTGGTAGCATTGATAAAATAGAGAATCTTATCGTCTGAAACATCAATTTTCTTATCAAAATATCGTTCGCCAAGTACGAAGTCGGTGCCTTCAATGTCTTTTTCTAAACTAATTTCGAGATAATTATTGTTTTTCTGCCCAAAAGCAAGGCTAAAAACAAAAAGCAAGACGATGCTAAAAACGGATTTTTTCATATTTCTGTGATTTAAATTTAGCTAAAGTTCATCAATTTTTTTACTTCGCTCCACACGCCATCAGCTGGTTATAAATCATTTCGTAGACTTTATTCTGGTAGGCTTGTAGTTCTGCTTTGGTATAAGCGCCCGCTGGTATGATGGCGTTTCTGAATACACGCACCTTCCCTGGGTAGCCTTTAAATAGTCCATAGGGCATATGCTGCTTCATTCCGCAAATGGTATGCACGGC
It includes:
- a CDS encoding chorismate-binding protein, which encodes MSFILYKNPEDERLFYAELKATDTEKNGRNFIFHSFDNQTEWIFEISDQKNISKNEILSLKVDLQSENQPNYILSQSEYLDLCQNFIAELKAKNYEKLILSRVKKTPALSPTETFLKLTQKYPKAFVYLFQHEGTTWLGATPEQLVKVENNTLQTIALAGTKANAENRDWTEKEREEHQFVVDYIASALRDFKPEIGKTFTIELQNISHLKTDISAILPENFNLKQITEQLHPTPAVCGLPKDNSMAFILQNEPHERRFYTGFLGFKSANSADFYVNLRCAELFKEYTLCYVGGGLTAKSDAQSEWQETELKSLTIG
- a CDS encoding DUF937 domain-containing protein: MDIQNLITSALNNQVIGQMSKSLGVDDSKVSSVISMAVPAILGQMNKNAQTPQGAESLNHALNDHSGSILDNLSGLLGGAANNAEGESILNHIFGGKQEQLAQNLGTQAGLSSGNVMQILSTIAPLIMGFLGKEKQQGNLNSNNISDLLGSLLSGATKGGNQNVLEKLLDQNGDGNITDDLMNMGSNLLKGFFNK
- a CDS encoding PadR family transcriptional regulator; this translates as MNTEKAKVQMRKGILELCILSIIKRGDCYSSDIIEELKNAQMLVVEGTLYPLLTRLKNARMLSYRWEESTSGPPRKYFDITPEGEKFLSELIDSWHDLTQTVSHIIEKHN
- a CDS encoding PaaI family thioesterase, whose product is MKTDDFLAKLNETNHNTVMETFGIQYIRFTGNTLTAEMEVTPKTHQPMGLLHGGVNAVLAETVGSYLSILQFKKEDKKSAVGINIQVNHMRAVRSGKVFATARFLRKGSSLHFMEIIIKNETGHITAQATMTNKIIDVK
- the ilvD gene encoding dihydroxy-acid dehydratase, producing MEKFKKFSAKVSTDPTHPSAQAMLHAIGLSKEDLRKPFVGIASTGYEGNPCNMHLNDLAKIIKKGVYDSQAVGLIFNTIGISDGISMGTHGMRFSLPSRDLIADSVESVVEGLSYDALVTIVGCDKNMPGALMAMLRLNRPSVLVYGGTVAHGSCFGKKLDIVSTFEAWGQKVANEIDEETYQKIIENAIPGAGACGGMYTANTMASSIEALGMALPYNSSNPAVGGDKEKDAYAAGKAVVELLKKDIKPLDIVTKKSLENAFTLVSILGGSTNAVLHYLAIADTAGIDFGLEDMQRISEKTPLLADLKPSGKYLMEDLHRVGGTPAVLKYLLKNGFLHGDCLTVTGKTLAENLENVPDLTDGNEIIHSLDNPIKATGHIRILRGNLASEGSVAKITGKEGLYFKGKAKVFNSEYEANAAIKNGEIEKGDVVVIRYEGPKGGPGMPEMLKPTAAIMGAGLGKDVALITDGRFSGGTHGFVVGHVCPEAQEGGLIALVENGDLIQIDAEANTIDLLVSEEELERRRANWVAPDLKAKRGALYKYAKLVSSASNGCVTDK
- a CDS encoding PspC domain-containing protein gives rise to the protein MDKTYNIGLGGFSFIMEESAFNDLKNYIATLRQKWSEDEGREEIIADIEYRMGELLQEHLKGKEVADREDIKYLIYTMGMPNDLADDDLTENYAENGFSASRTSASTSTNTFANKKLYRNPYHRILGGVASGLANYFGIDRVWIRLALVLAPFLDIVMMGISTSSLIILYIIAWIVIPKATTVSDMLQAKGEPVNAETIKEFKAANGELPPPRESFFRSALKILLKIIILTILISLVAVVLFIGFTVIGAIFFGSITIDYLPLLTENTWSFGVASTALIIALASIITGLILLSIKLISSSFRVHKAAKIAIPIILIGSIITLFTLAGIEARNFTAKSLKTNSIPLAATPNDTLIFSFNKEFDSNTFLDDDYAMVDNKNTFDFINSKDAKIVVTKTSRGKNFKDAQETLSKLKFPIKVLSNEIEIPNYFTLGKNTPFRNQEVDYYIHLPNNVPFVVKGARFVEQRNQNHTYITSNESNKPNGTPRVFMFIDGELKCTNCTDDDVEDEDSTETDNDSISIDGENLKLKADGKNENVELEIPGKIKIEADGKQQKVKIKLPDGKEIVNINE
- a CDS encoding GyrI-like domain-containing protein, giving the protein MKKVIITLLLLMIGIVVFPVFLPKSTHEEVEYIYEANPKKVYDYFNNLKKMSQWFGWCGNEPHIEAKFSAPAEGVGAYFKWNHENGEGGSVSITDAKENQFVGYNLVFGEEKANTSEAIFQVLDDGKVKVIWTFDTPEVSYPFQVYAFLMRRSIKKNLQNGLEKLDVLLLKEQAENPENQNANEVKEVSQPAQKLFGIMQSTSAGDDTEYRTAVGETLGLIESYLIDENAVSPTQINGEVVYFLKRNPTENTFVAGVFTDANVPAQEGMQYVEIPTYKCLTITAKNSPEEIRKAYQALEKYAQENSRYLLSNSWQIIRGEQVQIFIPLGQ
- a CDS encoding 1-acyl-sn-glycerol-3-phosphate acyltransferase; the encoded protein is MKKLIGSLAFALTGWKLKNDLDISKIHSCVLVCAPHTSNWDFFYAVMAFWKLGIPMKLFIKDSWTKPWYGFVIKWLGGIGVDRSKRNNLTDYAGELLKNSPEGLFLINSPEATRSFSSRWKKGFYYIAQKGGVPIVLAFCDYKKKEAGIGKIIDPATHSVEETLKIAEDFYRDVAPKFPENFNPKFTADED